The following are from one region of the Strix uralensis isolate ZFMK-TIS-50842 chromosome 4, bStrUra1, whole genome shotgun sequence genome:
- the ARF6 gene encoding ADP-ribosylation factor 6: MGKVLSKIFGNKEMRILMLGLDAAGKTTILYKLKLGQSVTTIPTVGFNVETVTYKNVKFNVWDVGGQDKIRPLWRHYYTGTQGLIFVVDCADRDRIDEARQELHRIINDREMRDAIILIFANKQDLPDAMKPHEIQEKLGLTRIRDRNWYVQPSCATTGDGLYEGLTWLTSNYKS; encoded by the coding sequence ATGGGCAAGGTGCTGTCCAAGATCTTCGGCAACAAGGAGATGCGGATCCTGATGCTGGGTCTGGACGCAGCCGGTAAAACCACCATCCTGTACAAACTGAAGCTGGGCCAGTCCGTCACCACCATCCCCACCGTGGGCTTCAACGTGGAGACGGTTACTTACAAAAACGTCAAGTTCAACGTGTGGGATGTCGGGGGCCAGGACAAGATCCGTCCCCTCTGGAGGCACTACTACACGGGCACGCAAGGGTTGATCTTTGTGGTGGACTGCGCCGATCGCGACCGCATCGACGAGGCCCGCCAGGAGCTCCACCGCATTATCAACGACAGGGAGATGCGGGACGCCATCATCCTCATCTTCGCCAacaagcaggacctgcctgatGCCATGAAACCCCATGAAATCCAGGAGAAACTGGGCCTGACCCGAATCAGGGATAGGAATTGGTACGTGCAGCCCTCCTGTGCTACTACAGGGGATGGACTCTATGAAGGGCTGACATGGTTAACATCCAATTATAAATCCTAA